The Sulfitobacter indolifex genome contains the following window.
GCAAAGCGAACCGCCTGATTGGCGGCGCGAAGCTGAAAGTGGAATGGGCGGCACCGCCGTCTGCTGCTGAGGTTAACGCCGCAGATGAGGCCCGTTTGCTGGCCGATTCTGCATGGTCCGACCCGATCCCGGAAGACGCCGAAGGTTTTGTCGCCAATCTGGTTGAGCAGTTCTCGGCTGAGCAACTGGCCACCGCCTTCGTCAACCTCTACCGCGCGCGCCAATCCGCGCCGGAAGAACTGGCAGAACCCGGCGCGCCCGGCGACGACAAGCCGCGCCCGGCCTTTGGCAAATCGGTCTGGTTCTCGATCTCAACCGGCCGCAACGATGGGGCCGAGCCGCGCACGCTGCTGCCGATGCTGTGCCGTCGCGGCGACCTGACCAAAGACGACATCGGCGCGATCCGCGTGCAGGGCAGCCATAGCTTTGTCGAAGTCCTGGAAACTTCTGTCCCCGGTCTGCTGAGCGCCCTTGGCGGTGACATGAAGCTGGAAGAAGGCGCGGTGCTGACGCAACTCGACAAAGCCCCTGATCTGGCCCGTGGCCCGAAACCTGCCGGCAACCGTGGCCCCAAGCCCGGCGGCGGCTACAAAGGCGACCGTCCGGACCGTGGTCCGCGCCCCCCGCGCGATAACTACGATCCTGATGCCGCCCCCGCCCCGCGCAAGCCACGCGCCAAAGCGGCGGATGGCCCCGGTGCGGCGTCTTTCGACAAGCCCAAGTTCGACAAGCCAAAGTTTGACAAACCCCGCGCCCCTAAAGGCGAACGCCCGCCAAAGTCGCACAAGACCGAGCGTAGCCCGATGAAGCCAGGCGCCGCGCCCAAGCCCAAGTCTGGCGGCGAGACCACCGCCAAGCCCAAGGCGAAAGCTGTGTGGAAAAAGGAAAAGCCCGCAGGCGAAGGTTTCAAGGGCAAAGGCAAGGGTAAGCCAACGTCATCGGCCACCACGCCCGGCGGCGAGAAGTCGTACAAACGCGCGTCTGATCCGTCCAAACGCTTCACCCCGCCGAATAAGATCGGCAAGCAGGGTGGCAAGGGCGGCCCAAAATCGAAGTAAGATCAAACGCCGGGGCACCACCCCGGCGTTTTTGCATAAGGCCCCGGACTTTTTAAAAAGTCCGGCCAGATTTCTTTGAAAGAAATCGGCACCTCTAGCTGGCCTTAAGGAACAAACCCATCTGGCACTACTTGCGGCGCGTCTTTCGCGGTGATGTGATACGCACATTCCCCGCCTCAGCGCGGGCTTCATTCGTGGGTTCGCCCACCCGCACAGAAAGGTTTGCCCCATGGACGGCAATTTCAACGAGAACGACATCTCCCGCGTTGTCGAAGCCGACCGCGCGCACATCTGGCATCACTTGAGCCAGCACAAACCCTATGAAACCACCGATCCGCGCATTATTGTCGAAGGCAAAGGCATGCGCGTTTGGGATCAAAAGGGCAAAGAACACCTCGATGCCGTCTCTGGCGGTGTCTGGACAGTCAACGTGGGCTATGGCCGCGAAAGCATCGCCAATGCCGTGCGCGACCAGTTGATCAAGCTGAACTATTTCGCAGGCTCCGCAGGGTCGATCCCCGGTTCGCATTTTGCCGAAAAGCTGCTCGACAAGATGCCCGGCCTCGACCGCGTTTACTACTGCAACTCCGGCTCCGAGGCGAATGAGAAAGCCTTTAAAATGGTCCGTCAGATTGCGCACAAGCGTTACGGCGGCAAAAAGCACAAGATTCTCTACCGCGACCGCGATTACCACGGCACCACCATCGGCTGCCTCTCGGCGGGCGGTCAGGATGAGCGCAACGCGCAATACGGCCCCTTCGCGCCGGGGTTCGTGAGGGTGCCACACTGCCTTGAATACCGCAGCTTTGAGCAGGACGGCGCGCCGCAAGAGAACTACGGCCCATGGGCCGCTGACCAGATCGAAAAGGTGATCTTGGCCGAAGGGCCGGAAACTGTCGGCGCGCTCTGCCTCGAGCCGGTGACAGCAGGCGGCGGCGTGATCTGCCCTCCCGATGGCTATTGGGAGCGGGTGCAAGAGATTTGCCGCAAGTATGACATCCTGCTGCACATTGATGAGGTCGTTTGCGGCGTGGGCCGGACCGGCACATGGTTTGGCTATCAGCACTACGGCATTCAGCCCGATATGGTGACAATGGCCAAGGGCGTCGCCTCGGGCTATGCCGCGATCGCCTGTCTGGTCACCACTGATGCGGTCTTTGACATGTTCAAAGACGACGCCAGCGATCCG
Protein-coding sequences here:
- a CDS encoding DEAD/DEAH box helicase, coding for MIQTIADALAQQGYETLTAVQEAVTDPALNDADLLVSAQTGSGKTVGFGLAIAPTLLGDDTHFGQAGAPLALIIAPTRELAMQVSRELTWLYGKAGAIVTTCVGGMDTRTERRALDRGAHIVVATPGRLCDHIKRNNINLDAIRAVVLDEADEMLDLGFREDLEFILSESPEDRRTLLFSATVPAAIAKLAKSYQRDAQRITTVGEAKQHSDIEYRALNVHPRDTENAIINVLRFYEAKNAIVFCNTRAAVARLTSRFTNRGFSVVALSGELTQSERTNALQALRDGRARVCIATDVAARGIDLPNLELVIHADLPSNSDTLLHRSGRTGRAGRKGVSALIVPAKLRSKANRLIGGAKLKVEWAAPPSAAEVNAADEARLLADSAWSDPIPEDAEGFVANLVEQFSAEQLATAFVNLYRARQSAPEELAEPGAPGDDKPRPAFGKSVWFSISTGRNDGAEPRTLLPMLCRRGDLTKDDIGAIRVQGSHSFVEVLETSVPGLLSALGGDMKLEEGAVLTQLDKAPDLARGPKPAGNRGPKPGGGYKGDRPDRGPRPPRDNYDPDAAPAPRKPRAKAADGPGAASFDKPKFDKPKFDKPRAPKGERPPKSHKTERSPMKPGAAPKPKSGGETTAKPKAKAVWKKEKPAGEGFKGKGKGKPTSSATTPGGEKSYKRASDPSKRFTPPNKIGKQGGKGGPKSK
- a CDS encoding aminotransferase family protein translates to MDGNFNENDISRVVEADRAHIWHHLSQHKPYETTDPRIIVEGKGMRVWDQKGKEHLDAVSGGVWTVNVGYGRESIANAVRDQLIKLNYFAGSAGSIPGSHFAEKLLDKMPGLDRVYYCNSGSEANEKAFKMVRQIAHKRYGGKKHKILYRDRDYHGTTIGCLSAGGQDERNAQYGPFAPGFVRVPHCLEYRSFEQDGAPQENYGPWAADQIEKVILAEGPETVGALCLEPVTAGGGVICPPDGYWERVQEICRKYDILLHIDEVVCGVGRTGTWFGYQHYGIQPDMVTMAKGVASGYAAIACLVTTDAVFDMFKDDASDPLNYFRDISTFGGCTAGPTAGIENMNIIERENLLENTTNMGNYMLEQLHALADKHAVIGDVRGKGLFLGAELVTDRDSRAPVEEKRIQAVVGDCMAQGVIIGATNRSLPGKNNTLCFSPALIASRDDIDEIITAVDGALDRVFTSA